DNA from Paraburkholderia sp. ZP32-5:
GGGATTTTCATTAACCGGCGCAGGCTGGCTCCGCTGTACGCGATCGATACGGGCTTGCGTTGCTCGTGCAAGCTCGCCGCGGATCATCTCGCTACGAAAATGCAGCAATGGCAGGCGAATCGCCATCTATGCCAATCGACTTCGAGCGTTTTCAGGCAGCATGAAACCTGGTGCGGGGCCCGCGCTCAGGGCTCAAGCCGCCGATGAATCGCCTCGCCACGGAAACGCGGTCAGCACCTCGCGGATCGCCGCGTCAAACGGAGTACGCCGTCCGATCCCCAACGCCTCCAGACGGCTTGACGCCAGATGGCAGTTGTGCGGGCGAGGCGTCGCATCGATTGGCGTGCGCTGCGGCGTCAGATGTGCATCGAGTTGCAGCGCTTCGGCGAGACGCACGGCAATCTCGTACTTGGTCATCGGTTCGTCGCCCGACCATTGGACGATGCCGGAGATCGTTTCGCCGTTCGCATGCCATTCGAGCATTTGCCGGATCACGAATGCGACATCCGGCGTGTAAGTCGGATAGCGAATCGCCCATGCGTCCATCGTGGCGGGCTGACCATTGGGGGCGGCCGATGCGGCGATCGCCGGCACGAGACTCGTCACCGCCGATTCCGACCAACTGACGATCGGCCCATACAGAAGCGGCAAACGCAGTACGCAGCCGCGTTCGGCCGTTTCGCTCAGCGCCCGCTCTCCGTCGAGCTTGCTGTGGCCGTACGCGTTGAGCGGCGCGGGCGCGCTGTCGTGGCGATAGGGCGGATGGGTGCCGTCGAACACGTAGTCGGTCGACAGCGACAGGGTCCACGCGCCGCAGTGGTTCGCCGCCGCGGCAATGGTGCGCACGGCATCGACGTTCAGCGCGCGGGCCAGCGCCGGATCGTGTTCGCAGACATCAGGGCGGCGCTCCGCCGCGGCAATCACCACTGCATGCGGCGCCACGCGATCGATGAACTGTCTGACGGCCTGCCCGTCTCGAATGTCTAGCGTGACGCTTTCCGGTGATGGCCGGCTGAACGAGGTCGAGAAGATTTGCCAGCCGGTCTCGCGCGCCAGTTCGTCGACCAGCGCGCGGCCGAGCAGCCCTGAGCCACCGATGACGGCAACCTTGAACATGATCGTCGCCCCGTTTAGCTGACCGACGTGACCGCAGAAGTGACCGTGTAGCCGGCTTCGTCGATTGCAGCCTTCAGCGCGTCGACGGACTGCGCCGAATCCACCACGACGCGGCCCGCCGCGAGATCCACCTGAACCCGCGCGGCGGCGTCGTGTTCGCGAATCGCGTTCGTCACAGCCGCGACACAATGCTGGCAGCTCATACCTTCTACGTGGAGTTCGATCGTCATTGCAGACCTCGGTGGAATCAGTTGGCGGATAGTTGAATTATGCCTGCCGATCCGTATTTAGGCGGCTGACCTTCCAATCATGGGAAGGTGTACGATCGACTCAAATCCTGAGAGGAAACGATCATGAATATTGGCGAAGCGGCCCGCGCGTCGGGCGTCACGGCGAAGATGATCCGCTATTACGAAAGCGTCGGTCTGCTGACGGCGAAGGCGCGTACGAGCGCCGGTTATCGCGTATACGGCCCACAGGAAGTGCATTCGCTGCGTTTCATCCGGCAGGCGCGCCGGCTTGGCTTTCTGGTCGAGGATATCCGGCGGTTGCTGGCGCTATGGAACGATCGCTCGCGCGCGAGCGCCGAAGTCAAGCGGATCGCGCTCGAGCATGTCGCGGAACTCGATCGCCGCATTACTGAACTGACTGACATGCGCGACACGCTTGCACATCTCGCCGATCACTGCCACGGCGACGACCGGCCCGATTGCCCGATCATCGAGCGGCTTGCCGATACGGACCTGGTTTCAGGGCAGGGTTGTCATCCGCTTTGACCTTGAGCAACGCTCGGAGGCGAGTCGACTTTGAATTGCTTGCGACCCGTTCAAGCGCTTTGCACATTAATGGTGCGCGAATTGACGGCGAGAATTGGGGGTGCGACTTCGACAGCGATAAATCTCAATAAAATCAGACATATTCATGCACATTGTCTGTGCATTATTCCAAAATGGAATGCGCATCATGCGGGCATTTCACTGGTCAGGTTGCACTATCGGGCTATAATTCGGGTTAACCCTTTTACGGGAAATCCCTGATGTCCGATCACCGGGGATTCGATCTGATCCTTGGAGAACGTCATGTTTGCATACTTTCTTGAAACGCTGAGCACCTGGTTCGAAACCGCCGAACGTGACCGCCGCGAAGCCTACCTCGCATCGTCGTCGGATATCGTCCAGCTTGAACAGCGTATCCGCTCGCTCGAAACCAACGGTTATTCGCTGTAAGTCTCAACCTCTGGTTTGACCGGGCGTGCGTAATTTGCGCGACCATTGCAGTAAAGCGTAAGCCCCGTCGAAACGGGGCTTTGTCGTATCTGGAGCCTGAAATTTCCGCTGCCGGTCGCGGTTCTCGAACCGCCGTCGCATGGAAGCTGGTGATGGCGAATATCGACTAGCTTCGTAATTCAGACCGAGGTAAGGTAAGACGTTTTCGCGCAAGCCGGGACTACATTCATAACCGACCAGGCCGCCCATGTCCTCCGTCCGCTCGCTCCAATCATTCCAATCCGCGCTGACCATGGCCGCCGTGGTGGCGTTGACAACCATCTGTGCCGTTCCCGGTGCGTTCGCGGTATCCGATAGCGCGCGCAGGCCGGTGATTCTCGATACGCTGGGTGGTATCAACGACGGTCAAAGCGGTACGGTGCTGCTTAGCGCGCCTCCCGTGACACAACCGATCGTCGCTGCGCCGTCCCCCGCGGCGCCCGCCGAGTTGCCGCAGGAATCGTCGCCGCCGTTCGTTGTTGCGCCGTATATCCAGTTGCCGGTGGGCGGTAGCACGCCAGTGCGTCCATCGCCGCCTCGCCCGTTGCCCGCTCCTCGATAGGCTTGTAAAGCCGTAAAAAAAAGTCCGGCGACGGGTCTTGTCTCCGATTTGCTTCTTTCGGGGCATCGCGTTGCGATGGGGTTTTCCGCGTCATTGAACAGTCGGTTGCCGATGCACTGTGGTGCGCGGTCGCAAGGGGTGTCTGGCCGAAGCGTTCCTGCAATGCGAGCCTGCCGGGATCGGCTGAGAGGTTCCTGCCAACTCGTTTTCCTTCCGTCATGTCGTGACGTACTGAGCCTTCTCCCGCTGTGCGGAGCGCGCGGTCGCACGTATTGCCCACGCGCGGGCGCGCGTTCGCGACGTCGCATTGGGGTTTGGGCGCATGGCGTACACGAAACCGTCCGACGACAATCGTTTCGCGCTGCGCCGTCTCGAGCCCACAACGTGGCACGCGCGCGTCAATGCTTCGATCGGCAAACAGAACAAGGAGACATCGACATGCCAATTCACTGGATGCAGCGTGCCACGCGCGCCTGCGTAATGCTGTTTGCGCTTGCCGTGCTGCCCGGCGCGGCGTTCGCGAAGGACACCCCCGAAAAGCCGACGCTGACGATGGCCGTCGGTGGTTTGCCCGGTCTTTACTATTTGCCGGTGCTTGCCGCGCAACAGCTTGGCTACTTCAAGGATGAAGGCCTGAATGTCACGCTCGCGGATTTCGCGGGCGGTTCGAAGGCGCTCGAAGCAGTGGTGGGCGGCAGCGCCGACGTCGGCGCGGGCGCCTTCGAGCACACGCTGTTCATGCAGGCGAAGGGGCAGCACTATCGTGCGTTCGCGTTGATGGGCCGCGCGCCGCAGATCGTTATTGCCGTCGTGACATCGAAGGCCGATCAGATCAAGTCGCTCGCGGATTTCAAGGGCGCGAAGGTCGGCGTGAGCGCGCCGGGTTCGTCGACGGATCTCGTGTTGACGGTGGCCTTGCGCAAGGCCGGCGTGCAACGCAGCGACATTTCAGCGATCGGCGTCGGCAGCGGCGCGACTGTGTTGGCCGCGGTGAGCAACGGACAGATCGACGCGCTTTCCAACGTCGATCCGATGATGACCAAGCTCACGCGCAGCGGCGCGATCAAGGTGCTGGTCGATACGCGCACGGTGAAGGGCACGAAGGACGTGTTCGGCGGCACGATGCCCGCGGCGACGCTCTACGCGCCGGAGACTTTCATCCAGAAAAATCCGAAGACAACACAGGCGCTGACCAATGCGATCGTGCGCGCGAACCGCTGGCTGCAAACCGCGAGCGACGCCGATGTGCTGAAGATGGTGCCGCAGGCCTATCTGCTGGGCGACCCGACGCTCTATATCGAGGCTTTTCACAACGTGCGCGACGCGTATTCGCCGGACGGCCTGATGCCCGCGGACGGCCCGGCGACTTCGTTGCGCGCGCTGTCGTCGTTCGATAACCGGCTCGACCCGAAGAAGATCGATCTGAGCGCGACCTACACCAACGATTTCGCGATCAAGGCAGCCGCGCAGCTGAAGTGAGCGGGGCGGGTTATCCGGTTGCGCGTGGTGCGGGCATCCGCGGACTCACGCGGGATGCATGGGAATACAGGCGCAACCGGTACAGAATCGCTTTGATAAGACGCGGCACGATACTGCGTAGGACAGCGCGGCTTCAGTGCCGCGCGGCGCATTGCCAACCTGAGCGCTCTGCGTCAACGCTCAGGCGCGTTTCACGCGCAAACACCGCATTCAATTGCCGCGATATTCGACCTTGAACGTCGCTGCCTTGTCTTCGCCAAGCAGCTCGACGAGCCAAGGCATCTGATCCTTCAGCATCTTCGCGAGCGTGTACGGCGGATTCAGAATGAACATGCCGCTGCCGAAAAGTCCAAAACCGTCGGCCGGCGGATTGCTGACAGTCAGGCTGACGTGCAGCCAGTTGTCTTTTTGCAGCTGCTTCAGCTGATCCGGGAAACGCTGCGATTCGGGACGCTTGACCTGCGGATACCAGACCGCATACGTGCCGGTCGGAAAGCGCTTCAGGCTTTCCTCGACGCAGCGCAGCGTGCGCGTGTAGTCGCGCTTGTCTTCATACGACGGGTCGAGCAGCACCAGCGCCCGGCGCGGCGCCGGTGGCAACAGCGCGAGGATGCCGTCGAAACCATCGCCCGCGTAAAGCATCGCGCGGCGCCCCGCGTCGCGGAAATTGTGCCGCAGCACGTCGATTTCGGTGGTGTGCAGTTCGAACAGACGCATGCGGTCCTGTTCGCGCAGTTGCCGCCACGCGATATACGGCGAGCCGGGATAAAAGCGCAGTTGGCCATCGGCGTTGAGCGCGCTGACTTCATCGACGTATTCGGCGAAGAGCGATGGCAGGTCGTTGCGTTCCCACAATTTGGCAATGCCTGTCTCGAATTCGCCGGTCTTGGTCGCGTAGCCTTCTTTCAGCGAATAAACGCCGGCGCCCGCATGCGTGTCGATATACCAGTAGGCTTTGTCCTTCTGGCCGAGATAGCGCAATAGCTGCAACACGACGGTGTGTTTCAGAACATCGGCGTGATTGCCGGCATGAAAGGCGTGGCGGTAGCTGAGCATGATGAGAAGAGGCTGGAAAGAGCGCAGGCTGGCCCGGGGACTACGGTGCGCGGCCGCGTATTGTACGCGACCCCGCACCGCCGGCTATCTGCCCGGTTATCAGCGGGGCTGTGCGCTCACTCGTGAGCGTCGCCGATGATTTCCTCGATCCGCTGTTTGATCTCGGGTGTGATGCGCTCGGCCACTTCAATGGATTTCATGTTTTCGCCGATCTGCTCGACCCGCGAAGCGCCCGTGATCACGGTGCTGACGTTCGGATTTTTCAGAATCCACGCAATCGCGAGCTGACCGACCGTGCAGCCGAGTTCGTCGGCGAGCGCGCCGAGCTGGCCGACCACGTTGTTGCGGGCCGGGTCGGTGAGCGCCTTGCGCAGCCAGTCATAACCCTGCAACTGAGCGCGGCTGTCGGCGGGCACGCCATCGCGATACTTGCCGGTGAGCAGGCCGGACGCGAGAGGGCTCCACGTGGTCAGGCCGAGACCGATGTCTTCGTAGAGCCGCTTGTATTCCTGCTCGACGCGCTTGCGGTGAAACAGGTTGTATTGCGGCTGTTCCATGACCGGTTTGTGAAGATGATGCCGTTCGGCTATTTCATAAGCGGCGCGGATTTCATCGGCGCTCCACTCGGAAGTGCCCCAGTACAGTGCCTTGCCGCGCGAGATCATGTCGCTCATCGCCCAGACCGTTTCTTCGATCGGCGTGTTCGGGTCGGGACGATGACAGAACACGAGATCGACATAATCGAGTTGCAGACGCTTCAACGAGCCGTCGATCGCGTTCAGCAGATATTTGCGATTGAGCGTGTAGTACTGGTTCGGCGCTTCCGTGAGCCCCCAGAAGAACTTCGTCGAGACGACGTAGCTCACGCGCGGCCACGCGAGTTCCTTCAGGGCGTGGCCCATGATTTCCTCGGATTTGCCGGCGGCGTAGACCTCGGCGTTGTCGAAGAAATTGACGCCGGCGTCGCGTGCCGCGGCAAGCGATTCACGCGCGGCGCGATGATCCACCTGGTTGCCGTACGTGACCCACGAGCCGATGGACAGTTCGCTGACTTGCAGGCCGGAACGGCCCAGACGTCGATAGTTCATGTATGTCTCCTTGTTGGTGATGCCACGAGAATCGAACCGGAAACGCCCAGTTTAAAGAGATATGACGCGGCGTGCGTTTTACCTATGCGCGTCACAGGGTTCATGCACAATAGCAAGGTTGACCGCCGTGCTGTATCCGCCGAACGGTCTATGCCGTTTGGCCGACTTCACGCCGCGCGCGGTCTTGTGGTCTCATTGCTCATCAACTGCATGGAGGTTCTGGATGTCGTCTCTTAACACGAATCTGAACGGTAAGGTCGCTGTCGTCACGGGCGCCGCAAGCGGCATCGGCAAGCAGATCGCGTTGACTCTTTCCGCGGCGGGCGCGGCGATCGCCATCGCCGACCTGAACCAGGACGGCGCAAACGCCGTCGCCGAGGAAATTAAAAAAGGCGGTGGCAAGGCAATCGGCGTCGCAATGGACGTGACCAACGAAGACGCGGTGAATCAGGGTATCGACAAGGTCGCCGCGGAACTCGGCTCGATCGACATCCTCATTTCCAACGCCGGCATCCAGATCGTCAATCCGATCGAAAACTATTCGTTTTCGGACTGGAAGAAGATGCAGGCCATTCACGTGGACGGCGCCTTTCTGACCACCAAGGCCGCGCTCAAGCACATGTACAAGGACGATCGCGGCGGCATCGTGATCTACATGGGCTCGGTCCATTCACATGAAGCGTCACCGCTGAAATCCGCCTACGTGACGGCCAAGCACGCGCTGCTCGGCCTTGCACGTGTGCTCGCCAAGGAAGGCGCGAAGCACAACGTGCGCTCGCATGTCGTGTGTCCGGGGTTCGTGCGCACGCCGCTCGTCGACAAGCAGATTCCCGAACAGTCGAAGGAACTCGGCATCAGCGAGGAAGAAGTGGTCAAGCGCGTGATGCTGGGCGGCACGGTCGACGGCATTTTCACGACGGTCGAAGACGTCGCGCAGACGGTGCTGTTCCTGTCGACCTTCCCGACGGCCGCGCTGACAGGTCAGTCGTTCATCGTGAGCCACGGCTGGTATATGCAATAAGGAGAGTGCCCGTGGCGCAACCCAATCTGAAGCGGGCGCGCGTGGGCGTGTCCGGTGACGGGGAGGGCGCCGGTCCGGCGGCCGCTGCCAACCCGCGCCGGCATCTCCAGTTGCCCAACTACCAAACCATCGCGCTGATGCTGCAAGGCGGTGGCGCGCTGGGCGCCTATCAGGCCGGCGTCTTTCAAGGGCTGTATGAAGCCGGCATCGAACCGAACTGGCTTGCGGGCATTTCGATCGGCGCGCTGAATACGGCGATCATCGCGGGCAATCCACCGGAAAAGCGTGTCGAGCGTCTGCTGCAATTCTGGGAGACGATCTGCCAACCGGCATTCGGGCCGCCGCTCCCCGCTTTTGTCGAACACGCGCTGTTCAACTCCAGCGAAGCGGTGCGCAAGGCTTTTACCGCGACGCAGGCGATCAGCGCGCTGGTCGAAGGGCAGCGGGGCTTTTTCGTGCCGCGTTTTCCGCCGCCTCTGCCCACGGTGTCCGGGCCGCCGCAAATGGCGAGCTATTACGACACCACGCCGCTCAAGGCCACGCTCGAGTCGCTCTGCGATTTCGATCGGATCAATTCGGGCGAGATGCGCGTGTCGGTTGGCGCGGTCAATTGCGGCACCGGCAATTTCGCGTATTTCGACAATACACATACGACGCTGAGGCCGGAGCATTTCATGGCGTCGGGTGCATTGCCGCCGGGGTTTGCGGCAGTCGAGATCGACGGGCAGTACTACTGGGACGGTGGCCTGATGTCGAACACGCCGCTCTACGAGGTGATTCAGTCCACGCCGCGCCGCGACACGCTCGCGTTCCAGGTCGATCTATGGAGCGCGATCGGACCGGTGCCGGACAACCTCACCGATGTGCAGGGGCGCATGAAAGACATCCAGTATTCGAGCCGCACGCGCCTTGTCACCGACATGCTGCAGCGCTCGCAGCGTTTCCGGCATGTGTTGCGTGAGGTGTTGGACCGCGTGCCTGTCGAACAGCGCGAGGACCCATGGTGCAAGCTGGCCGAAGACCTGTCGTGCTCGAAGCGCTACAACGTGATCCACCTGATATACCGGCACAAGGAATACGAAGGGCACTACAAGGATTTTCAGTTCGGGCTGTCGACAATGCGCGAGCATTGGCAAAGCGGCCTCGACGATATCCGCCATTCGCTCGATCAGCCTGATTGGCTCGACATGCCGGACAACGACGCGGGCTTCGTGACGCACGATATCCATCGCGATTCGCGTTGAATTCGCGCGGCATTTTCGTCGCGCTCGTAGAGTGTTCGCTAAATTCTCGCGACAGAAAGAAGCCGAAGTTTTATCAGCAGGCTTTGCCGATCAGGCAATAAAAAACGGCGCCCTTTTCACAAGAAAGGGCGCCGTTTTTACAGGCGGCTGCAGCGTGAAATCCGCGACCCGGCGCGGC
Protein-coding regions in this window:
- a CDS encoding DUF3563 family protein, giving the protein MFAYFLETLSTWFETAERDRREAYLASSSDIVQLEQRIRSLETNGYSL
- a CDS encoding 3-hydroxybutyrate dehydrogenase, which translates into the protein MSSLNTNLNGKVAVVTGAASGIGKQIALTLSAAGAAIAIADLNQDGANAVAEEIKKGGGKAIGVAMDVTNEDAVNQGIDKVAAELGSIDILISNAGIQIVNPIENYSFSDWKKMQAIHVDGAFLTTKAALKHMYKDDRGGIVIYMGSVHSHEASPLKSAYVTAKHALLGLARVLAKEGAKHNVRSHVVCPGFVRTPLVDKQIPEQSKELGISEEEVVKRVMLGGTVDGIFTTVEDVAQTVLFLSTFPTAALTGQSFIVSHGWYMQ
- the cueR gene encoding Cu(I)-responsive transcriptional regulator, which encodes MNIGEAARASGVTAKMIRYYESVGLLTAKARTSAGYRVYGPQEVHSLRFIRQARRLGFLVEDIRRLLALWNDRSRASAEVKRIALEHVAELDRRITELTDMRDTLAHLADHCHGDDRPDCPIIERLADTDLVSGQGCHPL
- a CDS encoding DUF3734 domain-containing protein, yielding MAQPNLKRARVGVSGDGEGAGPAAAANPRRHLQLPNYQTIALMLQGGGALGAYQAGVFQGLYEAGIEPNWLAGISIGALNTAIIAGNPPEKRVERLLQFWETICQPAFGPPLPAFVEHALFNSSEAVRKAFTATQAISALVEGQRGFFVPRFPPPLPTVSGPPQMASYYDTTPLKATLESLCDFDRINSGEMRVSVGAVNCGTGNFAYFDNTHTTLRPEHFMASGALPPGFAAVEIDGQYYWDGGLMSNTPLYEVIQSTPRRDTLAFQVDLWSAIGPVPDNLTDVQGRMKDIQYSSRTRLVTDMLQRSQRFRHVLREVLDRVPVEQREDPWCKLAEDLSCSKRYNVIHLIYRHKEYEGHYKDFQFGLSTMREHWQSGLDDIRHSLDQPDWLDMPDNDAGFVTHDIHRDSR
- a CDS encoding potassium channel beta subunit family protein, which produces MNYRRLGRSGLQVSELSIGSWVTYGNQVDHRAARESLAAARDAGVNFFDNAEVYAAGKSEEIMGHALKELAWPRVSYVVSTKFFWGLTEAPNQYYTLNRKYLLNAIDGSLKRLQLDYVDLVFCHRPDPNTPIEETVWAMSDMISRGKALYWGTSEWSADEIRAAYEIAERHHLHKPVMEQPQYNLFHRKRVEQEYKRLYEDIGLGLTTWSPLASGLLTGKYRDGVPADSRAQLQGYDWLRKALTDPARNNVVGQLGALADELGCTVGQLAIAWILKNPNVSTVITGASRVEQIGENMKSIEVAERITPEIKQRIEEIIGDAHE
- a CDS encoding ABC transporter substrate-binding protein; amino-acid sequence: MPIHWMQRATRACVMLFALAVLPGAAFAKDTPEKPTLTMAVGGLPGLYYLPVLAAQQLGYFKDEGLNVTLADFAGGSKALEAVVGGSADVGAGAFEHTLFMQAKGQHYRAFALMGRAPQIVIAVVTSKADQIKSLADFKGAKVGVSAPGSSTDLVLTVALRKAGVQRSDISAIGVGSGATVLAAVSNGQIDALSNVDPMMTKLTRSGAIKVLVDTRTVKGTKDVFGGTMPAATLYAPETFIQKNPKTTQALTNAIVRANRWLQTASDADVLKMVPQAYLLGDPTLYIEAFHNVRDAYSPDGLMPADGPATSLRALSSFDNRLDPKKIDLSATYTNDFAIKAAAQLK
- a CDS encoding heavy-metal-associated domain-containing protein, whose protein sequence is MTIELHVEGMSCQHCVAAVTNAIREHDAAARVQVDLAAGRVVVDSAQSVDALKAAIDEAGYTVTSAVTSVS
- a CDS encoding 23S rRNA (adenine(2030)-N(6))-methyltransferase RlmJ — encoded protein: MLSYRHAFHAGNHADVLKHTVVLQLLRYLGQKDKAYWYIDTHAGAGVYSLKEGYATKTGEFETGIAKLWERNDLPSLFAEYVDEVSALNADGQLRFYPGSPYIAWRQLREQDRMRLFELHTTEIDVLRHNFRDAGRRAMLYAGDGFDGILALLPPAPRRALVLLDPSYEDKRDYTRTLRCVEESLKRFPTGTYAVWYPQVKRPESQRFPDQLKQLQKDNWLHVSLTVSNPPADGFGLFGSGMFILNPPYTLAKMLKDQMPWLVELLGEDKAATFKVEYRGN
- a CDS encoding dTDP-4-dehydrorhamnose reductase family protein; this translates as MFKVAVIGGSGLLGRALVDELARETGWQIFSTSFSRPSPESVTLDIRDGQAVRQFIDRVAPHAVVIAAAERRPDVCEHDPALARALNVDAVRTIAAAANHCGAWTLSLSTDYVFDGTHPPYRHDSAPAPLNAYGHSKLDGERALSETAERGCVLRLPLLYGPIVSWSESAVTSLVPAIAASAAPNGQPATMDAWAIRYPTYTPDVAFVIRQMLEWHANGETISGIVQWSGDEPMTKYEIAVRLAEALQLDAHLTPQRTPIDATPRPHNCHLASSRLEALGIGRRTPFDAAIREVLTAFPWRGDSSAA